The genomic DNA TGCTTTCCGACCACAAGATGTACAGAAGCGACTCTTACAGGTAAAGCCTACATATCTGACTTCATTACATGTCGGACAACAAAATTTGCTATATCCTTCACTCATATCTTTACAAGTTAGCATCTTTTTTACTTCTGACAATACTGTTGGCCTAATTGGGTATTTTTCTTTAAACTCTCCCCATTTATCTTCAAATATTTGTTTTATTATTCCAGTAGCCATAAACAACTCACCCCACTACATAATAACATTTATCCACATACCTAGCAATCTATACTTTCCTAAGCAACAAAAAAAGAAGGGAAGCCCCCTTCTTAATTACCACAGATTCTCTTCCACAACTTTTCTAAAGGACTATCCCCTTTAATAGCTACCCCTAACTCTGGATCCTTAGGAATGATCA from Anaerobranca gottschalkii DSM 13577 includes the following:
- a CDS encoding transposase zinc-binding domain-containing protein — encoded protein: MATGIIKQIFEDKWGEFKEKYPIRPTVLSEVKKMLTCKDMSEGYSKFCCPTCNEVRYVGFTCKSRFCTSCGRKA